CATGCCTTTGCCCGCATCTTCTATGGTTAACAGGGCTAGTGATTGACTAGTTTGGGTTTGTAAATCTAGTTTAATTGCATCTGGTTTAGAGCCTGATTCATGGGCATTTTTAAGTAGATTAATCAGTAATTGCTCAAACTGGCTAGGGTCAACTTTGAGTTGCTGTAAGTCTTGCTGTTCGGCCTGTATTTGAAAGGTAAATTGAGTTTGTTGCTGTAGCTCGTTTAAAAAGGCTGGCCAGTCTAATACTTGACGTTGTGGTTCAGGTAAGCGGGCGAACTCGGCGTAGCCAGCGATAAACTGGCTTAAATGTTTGATGCGTTTATCTATGGTGTTAAACACCAAACTAAGCTTTTCGTCGCCTTTTTGCTCGATCAGAATTTTACCTGAATGGGTCATTGACGAAATAGGGGCAATCGAATTATTGATTTCATGGCTGATCACTCGAATGACCTTTTTCCAAACACTGACTTCTTGACGGTTAAACTCACGGGTTAGCTGTTTAAATAAATACAGTTTGTGTTGCTGGCCGTTAAGCTGAAAATCACCGGTGGATAGGTGCCAAGTTTGGCTTTCGGCTTTATGCGCTTCTTGGCTATTTTTTGGGGAGTTGGCTTTGGCATTTTCTTTCTCTTTCTCGCCGTCGGTTATTGGCTCCAAGGTAAATAAACCGTCTTGGCCATGTTCTATTGCTTGGCTAATGGTTTGTGGCCAGTTTAGGGTCAAATCACTCAGTAAACTGCCATCTTGATTATGGCCTTTATTTAGCCACTGCCGAGCGGCTAAATTACTATAGATTAGGCGTTGATTTTGGTCGAACAACAGCATTGCTAAAGGCGAATTTTGATTAACCTTATCTAGCAGTAATTCGCGATGGTAAATATTTTGTCTTTGTTGGCGTAATGCCGCCGCAACTTGATTGACCTGTTGGCTAATCTGCCCAAACTCATCATTACTGGTTTGACTGACGGTAGCGTTAAACTCACCATCCTGCAAATTAAGTAAGCTAACTTGTAGTGCTTGAATGCTCTTGTTGAGGTTTTTAAGTAATGCGGCAGACACCAACCAGCTTAGTGCTAACGATAAAGCCAGTACCCAAGTGATTAATGATTGGCTAAGGTCAACATTTTTAAAATAGAGGATCAGCAATACGAGTGACGTAGCGATTAAGCAACTACAAATACAGGCTGTGATTAAACGAGAATGTAAGGTTTTAAACCTAAGCTTGCTAAGCATTTTAACCGTCACTATTTACTGTCTTCTACCGTTAATTTGTACTTACTAATACGTCGATATAAAGCTTGGCGGCTTAAGCCCAAAGATTTAGCAGCACGGCTAATATTGCCTTGGGCATTATCTATAGCTTGTTGAATACTTTGTGGGTCAATGTCGTTAGCAGCGCTTGGCTTTTGTTGCTCGCCTTCTGCGTTTAGGGTTAAACCAAAGTCTTGAGCTTGCAAGGTTTCGGATTGGCTTAATATCATTGCTCGTTGGCAGGTGTTTTGTAATTCACGTACATTGCCCGGCCAGTCATGCTGTTCTAGTGCTTGTTTAGCTTGGCTACTTAGCTGCTTTTGTTCACCAATAAAAGCTTCGGCTAATGGGATAATATCGGCTTGGCGTTGTTTTAATTCGGCAACATTTAGCTCAATCACATTGAGGCGATAGTACAGATCTTCGCGGAACTTTCCTTGTTGAATATCTTGCTTAAGATCGGCATTGGTGGCACTGATTATTCTGACGTTAACTTTTTGGGTTTGATGGCTACCTAAAGGTTCAAACTCACCGGTTTGCAGTACACGCAATAATTTAACTTGGCCAGATAAAGGCAAGTTGCCGATTTCATCTAAAAACAAAGTACCGCCATCGGCAGCGGTAAAGCGGCCAACCCGTTTTTTAGTTAACCCTGTATAAGCGCCTGGCTCAGCGCCAAATAGTTCCGCTTCCATTAAATCGATTGGCAGCGCGCCGACATTAACCTTAACAAAAGGTTGGCTGGCGCGTTGTGAATTAGCTTGGACTATCTCGGCGATCTTTTCTTTACCTGCGCCGTTAGCGCCTGTGATTAATACTGGAATATCGGCTTTGGCAACTTGCACTGCCATATCAACTAAATTGCGCATCACTTGGCTGGCAAAAATCAAACCACATAGATTAGGCTGATCTGAATGGGTATTGGATGAAGTGCTTGTCAGTTGTTGATGCAATTGCTGGTTTTGTTGTCTTAGCTCCAGCATTTCTAGCAGATTTTTAATACTGGTTAACAGCTTACTGTCATCCCAAGGTTTGCTTAAGTAATCGGCTGCGCCGTCTTTGACTAGTTCAACCGCGGTTTCTAGCTGCGCCCAAGCCGTGATTAGGATAATTGGCAGATCAGGATTAAGGTCGCGCAATTGATAAAACAATTCACGACCTTCAATACCGCTTGTGGTGTCTTGGCTAAAGTTCATATCTTGGATCACCAAGCTAATGCTTTGAAACATCACGGCTTTAACCGCATCGGCAGGATTGCTACAGATCACCGTTTGATAACCGTGAATATCCAGCAGTAGATCCAATGCCTGACAAACATCTGGATTATCATCAACGATTAGAATTTTATCCTTGGTCACAAGTGGTTCCTGTTGTTTTTTTGTACCTAAATCAAGATTAAATACTTATCTTCACCCTGAGCGCGAAGCAGTCGAAGGGTTCATTTTATCTAAGATACACACGACCCTTCGACTTCGCTCAGGGTGAGTATAAATAGTAGGTGAGCATTTATGCTTACAAAGCTTGCACACGGAATGTAAGGCTAAAGCCTCACCCACAACGAATACAATTAAGCCGTTCTGGTTGCGATGGCTGGCGATATATTGGCGGCGCGCAGTGCTGGCCAAAATGTCGCTGCTTGGCCAATAAACAATATGGCTAACAGCGCCCATAATAATTGTTCGACCGGTAATTTCGCTACTTCAAAGTATTGAATTAACTGGTTATTTAAGCCAATCGCTAAGGCGATACCTAGTACTATTCCGGTAAACAATAGAATAAGGTTTTCTAGCATAAAGTGCAGCACTATATCTTGTTTGCTAGCGCCTAATGCGCGGCGTGTACCAATTTGTTTTATACGGCGATTAATATTAAACAAGGTCATGCCAATAATGCCGAGTGCGGTAATCATTAATAGGGCAACAACCAAGGTCATTAGCACATTGCGTAACAGATAATCACGTGAGTAATAGTCGTTTTTCATCTTGCTAAATTTCTTAGGTTCACTGATCACGGCCTTAGGGTTGGCGGTACGTAATGCTTGTTTAGTTTGCTCCATTACGGCCAGCATACCTTTGGTATTGGTTCTGATTAGATATTTTTGCGGAGCAAACAAGACGATATGGTTAAGCAACATGGTTCGTTCCGCCGTTCCCCATTTAGGACTGTAACCATGCAGCGTTTTTACAATACCGATTATTTTCGCTGGAATAGGCCCTTGGTAAATGGTTTTGCCAATGGCGTCGCCATTTTCAAATAAGGCGTCAGCAAATGCTTGGGTGACGATCACATTAAACTCAGCACTAAATAGCTGGCGTTGGTTTTCAATTAGCGTAACTTCATCGGCATTAAAGTTGCGTCCTGCTACCAACTCTAAGCCTGCTGTATAAACAAAGTGTTGCTCGGTAAAAAAGATACTGGCATTAGCGCTTTTGGCGTTTGGATCATTGTCTGTGGTTAATCTAAAGCCTGATGTGCTGCCGCCGCCACTTAGCGGCAATGAATCAGACAGAGTAACATTCTCAACGCCCGGCACTGCGCGAATTGCTTGTAAGTCGCGAATAGGATCCGCTTCACCTTTATTTGGCGAAACGGTAATGGTAAATAATACGTCTTCATCTAAGCCTGTATCACGTTCAATTAATGCGACACGTTCTTGAGTAATAAATAAGGCATTGCTAACAATCGCTAGGGTTAAAGCGATCTGCGCGATAATAATAATCGCAGATGTTTTATGGCGTAATAATGCCGAGATTATCGGCAAAATAGGTAATCTGGATACATTCATGGGTAAACTTCCTTTTCGACGATTATTGGCTTTTTAAATAACGTGCGGGTTGCGTTTGGCAAATACGCCAAGCCGGATATACACCAGCCAGTAAGGTCACACCAATAGCTAAAGCGGGAGCTATCAACATCATCTGTACGTCGAGCTGTGCTAGTAACTGATATTCACTGTTATATTGCTTGAGATGATTTAACGCGAAGTAGCTGAGCAATAAGCCTAAGCAACCGCCAATTAGGCCGAGTACGCCTACTTCAACGAGATGTTGGATAAAGATTTGGCTGCGATTAGCGCCTAACGCACGGCGCACACCAACATCTGGAGCACGGCGTAAAAACTTACTTAGCATTAAGCCCAAGGTATTAACTAAACACACAGCTAAAAATAAGAAGCTTAGCACCAGAAGAATATAGTTATCCGTGCCGACAACTTTGCGGTAATTAAGCCAAGTCATTACGTCTTTTAGATCATAAGTTGCGTCTTCTCTGGCAAAGCGACCTAGCTGTTGTTGCTGGTCAATATAACCTTGGATAAAAGTAGCAAAGTCTTGTTTTTGCTGTTCAGATTCAAACTCAGCCCAAGCATGCAGCCAATGTGACTCCGAATCCAAAAACTGCTGATAAACATTGATAGATTCATTGTTCCAGCTTTCGACATTGCCCCAGTTGTTATGCCATGTGTCTAACTCGTTGGCGCGGGCATGAGAGAAGGGCACAAATACTTGTTCGGTATGATTAAAGGCGCCGACAATAGTGTCGTAGTACTTAGGTACAGGTTGCCAGTTATCCAGCACGCCGACAATTTCAAAAATATTGTTTTGAATGAGTATCTTCTGGCCAACACTGTTTTCACCACCAAACAATTGCTGGTTAAGCTGGCGGCCAATTACAGTTTTCTTTTCCGCATATTCATCGGCTTTAGCATCCCAAGCTTGACCGTATAACAGAGGCGCTTCAAACATGCTAAAAAAGTCGCTGGTGGTGAGTAACACGGCTTTTTTACTCGGTTCTTTACCCGGCTCTAAACTTTCAATTTTTAGGCCTGCGCGATACATGGCGGTGCTACGCTGGGGAATATCCGATTCTAACATAGCGACCGTATCGTGATAGGTAAGCTGTTTGTGCAGGTTATCCGATGAACCAAAGTTGGCGTGTACGCCCTGACTTTGTAACTGAATAACCGCTAGTTTGTCGCTTTTATGCGGAATCGGATCGGCGGAGCGCATGGTGTGCAACACTAAGGTTGTCATCGAAATACCGATACCTATGGCGATGGCTAACAGCATAAGTGCTGATACTGCCGGGGTTTGCCGTAAGCTCACCAAGGCTAAACGTAGATAATAGAAAAACATTAGCTGACTCCTTATACCGCTTGTTTTTGGTAAAAGGTGTAGTCGCACACTTGGCCATCGACTATTTGGATATTGCGCCCAGCGCGACGGGCGAGCTCAGGATCATGGGTAACCATAACGATAGTAGTGCCTTGCATGTTGATCTTCTCAAGCAACTCCATGACTTGGCGTGCCATTAAGCTATCTAGGTTACCGGTTGGCTCATCGGCAAATAGGATTTTCGGTTGACCAGCTAGCGCGCGAGCAATCGCTACGCGTTGCTGTTGTCCACCGGACAATTGGCTCGGTACATGCTTCATGCGGGCTGCGAGGCCAACTTGTTCTAATGCTTGTTCTATACGTTGTTTACGGTCTTGGCGATTTAGGCCTCGGTAGCGCAGCGGTACTTCAACATTTTCATATAGGCTTAAATCTGGGATTAAGTTAAAGCCCTGAAAGATAAAACCGATTTTTTCATTACGTAGTTTGGAGCGGGCTTTATCGCTAAGTTGATTAATCAATTGCCCGTCTAATTCATAGTTACCGGCGCTGGCAGTTTCTAGCAATCCGGCGATATTTAAGAAGGTAGTTTTACCTGAACCCGAAGGGCCGGTAACGGAAACGAATTCGCCTTTTTCAACATTTAAATCAAATTCACGTAGCGCGTGGGTTTCGACCAAATCAGTTTGGTAGATTTTACTAATTTTTTGCATAGTTAACATGCTAAGTTCCTTATTTGAAATAGCCTTCTCGCTCAGATTTTATGCTGTATTGTCATCGTTTTTCGCCCCAATCACATAATAGAGCATATGCTCATGGGGTCTCAAAACTTGACGGCTTTGCCTAAAACCCGATCGCTTTGGCTTATGCTCTCTATCTGATTAATACAGTGTTGAAATCGTTAAACGGCTGCAAAGACGATATTACGATCTGTTCGCCTTCTTTAACACCGGATACGATCTCTATATGGGTTAAATTACTGATGCCAGTGACAAGGTCGGTACGTACCGCTTGATCATGCTCAAGTCGATACGACCACTTGCCGCCACTGGTGGTGACAAACTGGCCGCGTTTCACCATTAGCACATTGGGCTTTTGCTCCAAGGTGATGGTGGCGGTGAGTCGTTGATTCTGTCTAAGTTCAAGTTGGGCTGTGTTGTCTAACGCGACGCGAGTGGCGACAGCACCATTTTTAACTTCTGGTGAGATTGCACTAAGGCGACCGTTTAGTTGGTGCCCGGCAGCGGACAAACTGACTGGCATATCTAGTGCGAGTTCGTCGGCAAAGCTTTCGCTGATCGCCAGTTCTGCTTCAAACTGAGTCAGGTCAATGACAGTCATTAGCGCTTGGTTGATTTGAATTTGTGCGCTTTGTTCAACCAGCCAGTTACCTAACATGCCATCGACTGGCGAGCGAATTTGTAACTCCCGAATGCGTTGCTTGAGTTCGTCGACAACAATTTGTTGGTATTCAACTTGGTAGGCTTTGGTTTGATTTTCAAAGCTTAGACTTTCTCTTTGAATTTCAATATCTTGCTTAGCATGTTGATAGGCTAAGTTGGCTTTAGCTAAGGCGTCTTGGGCACGCTCAAAGTTTTGTTGGCTGATCAGCTTGTCGCCAATAGAATCGTTAGCGCGCTGCATTTCTCGCTCGCTGGCTTGCCATTCCACTTTGGCTTGTTGTTTACCTTGTTCTAGTGCCAGTAAATCACGCTTCATTTGTAAGGAATGACGCTGAAAGTCGATTTGCAAACTCTTAAGATTGGCTTGCTGCTTTTTTAGCTCATTGGCTAATTCGACACTGGTGACTTCAGCTATCGGTTGGTCTTTTTCGACCTTGTGTCCGGGGCGGACAAGTAGCTTAATTTGTCCGCTTTCTGGGCTATAAATAATGGGGGCATGGGCGGCAACAATTTTGCCTTGGCTGTTAATTTCTCTAGTGATAGTGCCACGCTCAATCGTTGCCAACTGAATATCATCGCGACTCATCACAAATTCAGTGGTATTCCACGCCCATAAGTGTTTAAGCACGAATAGACTGGCGATTGCCGCTATCACAAAAGGTAGAGCGCGACGCCATAGCGGCTTAGCTTTCGCTTGGTTAATGACATCCTGTTGGCTGGTATCGCGGATCATGGTTAGCTCCTATTAGCTTTATACGCGAATTTGCGGATCTAAAACTAATAGAGCAGAGGATGTGCCATGTTTTTATGTGGTTGAATTTAAATGAGTTTTTGGTTTGGTGGGTTTGTGTTCGGTGTCCGCGGACAGTGGAAAAGTGTCCGCTTTTGTGGGGGGGCGGACACTTGCTGTTATTGTCGGTTTAAATTGTTTTCGACAATTAAAGTCACGGGCTCTGGCTATTTGGCATGCAAATGTCAGCTAGTTGTTTTGCTAGTTTTTTGTTAGTTGTTCTGCTAGTTTTTCCATTAAAAAATCGACAAAACATTTCACTTTTTGTGAAACATGCTTGCGATGTGGGTACACGGCATACAGGCCAAATTGGTCACTTGTATAATCGTTCATTACCTGTACTAGACGACCGTTAGTGACATCTTCATGGATGATTGAACTGGCAATCAAGCCAATTCCCGCACCGGCTGCCACCATTTCAGCTATCGCCATTGGACTATTTGACGATAGAGTTGATTTTACCTTTATCGAATGTCGTTCGCCTTGCTTATCAATAATTGGCCAGTGATTGCCATAGCTAAAATTCATATCTATGATGCAGTTGTGCTGCTCTAATTCAGCGAGCGTTTGTGGTGCGCCGTGCTGTTTGATGTAGTCAGGCGAGGCAACAATGTACAAAGGATAAGTTTGAATATGGCGGGCAACCATATTGGAATCTTCTAAAATGCCAGAGCGGATCCGCACGTCGATCCCTTCTTCAATCATATCAACTGGTCTATTGCCCAACAGTAAGTCGATTTTTAAATCGGGATATTGCGTCATAAACTGCGGTAGTAGTGGCGCCAAAGTACGTTCACCTAATGTCACCGGACAGCTGACTCTGAGTAACCCTTTGGGTTTCACCTGTTCATCCATAACCACATCCAGCATATTGGCATATTGGTCGAGCATTAGGCGCGCTTGCTGATAGTAACGTTTGCCAGCCTCGGTTAATGAAATACGTCGGGTAGTACGGTTAAATAAGCGCACGTCGAGCTTATCTTCCACTTCGCCAACATATTTGCTGACTAAGGCTTTTGACATTTGCAGGCGCTCACTGGCAGCGGTAAATGAGCCAGTTTCGACTACGGCAATGATGGTTTTTAGGCCGTCTAAAGTATCCATTATTGAACACGTTATGTTGACAATGATTCAATATTATCAATATTTATCGAAAATCCATAGTCCGCATAATAGACATCAATTCAAACAAACACTTAATTTTAGAAGCTATGGGAGAATAAATTGTGGCTATTAAACTTTATACCTTTCCTTTATCCGGTCATGCCCATCGCGTGCATGTGTTCTTATCTTTATTAGGTTTGGACTTTGAACTGGTTAATGTTGATTTACCGGGCGGCGAACATAAGCAACCAGCGTTTTTAACTAAAAATCCATTTGGCCAAGTGCCGGCGATTGATGATGGTGATTTATCGCTAGCGGATTCAAATGCGATTTTACTTTATTTGGCTAACAAATATGACGAGTCGGGCGAATGGTCGCCACAAGAGCCCGCCGCAGCGGCACGCGTGCAACAGTTCTTGTCTTTGGCGGCTGGCAAAGTGGCGTATGGCCCAGCCGCTGCGCGTTTATGTACATTGTTTGGTGCCAAAATGGATCATCAGCAAGCTATCACTATGGCGCATGCAGTATTAACAGAGTTGGAGGCTTATCTTGAAGGTAAAGATTGGCTAGTTGGTGATAAACCGACGATCGCTGATGTGGCTAACTATACCTATATCGCACACGCACCTGAGGGCGACGTGTCGTTGCAAGATTACGCCAATATTCGAGCTTGGTTAGCTCGCTTTGAAGCACTACCGGGGTTTGTACCAATGCAAAAATCAGCTGTAGGTTTGGCTGCTTAAGGTTATTTGGGGTAGGGCAGAATTTATTTCTGCTGGTATTTTACGCTTTGTATAGCGAGCTGTTTGCAGGTGTAAAACCCGTTGTAGGTGAGCATTTATGCTTACAAGGTTTGTTACAAAAAGGTCCCCCATGAGCACTAAACACGCCTTTCATGCCGGCGAGCGCAAGATCCATCAGGCCTTTGGTATTGAGCAACAAATGCAAGATATAGGTTCGCGAGTTATTCGTGATTTTATGCCACAGCAACATAGTGATTTCTATCAACAGTTGCCGTTTATCTTGTTAGGGCATGTTGATGTTAGAGGCCGACCTTGGGCATCTATGCTGACAGGACAAAAAAACGGTCAGTTTATATTCGCACCTGATAATAAGCACCTTGATATTGAAGCTTCCGCAATTGCAGGTGATGAGCTGCAATATTTGGATGTTGGTCAGCGGGTTGGCATGTTAGGCATAGAGCTGCATACCAAACGCCGCAACCGTTTAGTAGCGGAATTGCAGCGTGATAGTGGTTGGCAGTGGGCATTCAGTGTCATACAAAGCTTTGGTAATTGTCCTAAATATATTCAGCTAAGAGAGCTAAGTTGGATACCTACCACTGAACGTCAACCTATTCGTAAACAAGCTATTAAGCAACTGGATAAAGCCAGCAAAGCCTTAATTCGCCAAGCAGATACCTTTTTTGTGGCCAGCTATTTTGTTGATGAGCAGCAATTAGATCTCGCTAGTAATGGCGCTGATGTTTCACATCGAGGTGGTGAACCCGGCTTTGTTGAGGTTGCTGATTCTGGCTTACTGACTATTCCCGATTATGCTGGCAATCATATGTTCAGTACTTTAGGTAATATAGAAAGCAATGGTAAAGCCGGTTTACTATTTGTCGACTTTGAGAATGGCCATCTATTGAGTATGACTGGTAAAGCTTGGGTTAACTGGCAAACGCCACAACCAGAACAATATCCAGCAGCCGAACGTTTATGGCATTTTCAACCCAGCCAAGGTTATTGGCTATATAACGCTTTGCCATTTCGATTTTCTCGGTCGTAATTTAACAGGAAGCAGCATGCCCTATATCAATATTAAAGTTACCAATGAAGGTGTAACTCCAGAACAAAAAGCTGAATTGGTGGCTGGGGCGACCAATCTAGTGCAGCAAGTATTAGATAAAGACCCATCAACAATTTTTGTGATCATTGACGAAGTTGATACTGATAATTGGGGTATTGCGGGGCGGTTAGTGACTGAGCGTCGTAAAGCTTACGGTTAGTGTTCATGCCAATAAAAAAGCGCAACTTGTTACCAAACTTTTAAAAGAATAAATCACTACAGGGCATCGTAGCAGGATCTAGCTTTTTTAAAAGGCCTCTCAGGCAACAAGGCTTTTGCAAACAAACTCATTTTGTTTGGTACGCGCATAAAGTGTGTGTGCAGCATTTCATTCGACCTAAGCGGCTTACACAAGTATTCAAATAGAGAAAACCGCTAACAGTGTGTAAAACATTATAATCTCCCGTGGTTAATAAATAACCATGTAGCATACGTATGCGTTAACAACATACGTATGCACATGAAAGGTTTTTAACACATCCCAATCTCGCGTAAATCCTGACTTAATTCTTTTTTCTCGTTAAATGATCAAACTTTCGGCGAGTTTTTCTTGATCTAAATTAATAAAGATTCTAAACTTTCAGAAAATATTGAAAGTTTAGAATCTTTAAACATGATACTGACACCGAAACTAGAATCTTTTGTTATGCACTGCGGAGAAATGGGCAGTCGTTGGGGCTTTAACCGCACAGTTGGCCAAATGTATGGTTTGCTGTTGATTAGCGAACAGGCCTTGCATGCAGTGCAGATCAGTGAATTACTTAATATTTCACGCGGTAATGTCAGTATGGGAATTAAAGAATTACAGTCTTGGCGTTTGATCCAAGTAACCCACAAACCCAAAGATCGTAAAGAATACTATGCGCCGGCTGGCTCTATCTTTGAAATGGCATTGCGTGTGTTTGAAGAACGCCGTAAGCGTGAGGTCGATCCAACATTATCTTTATTACGAGATAACTTGTTGGATAAGCCTGCCAATGAACAAGAAGCGTACGCGCAAGGTAAGATGCACGAGATCCACGAGTTATTAGAATCTCTAACAACTTGGGCTAGTGAGCTACAAGGAATGAGCCCAGAAAAACTCGATACCTTAATGAAGTTAGGCTCAGGGGTTGCCAAGGTGATTGAATTTAAAGACAAGCTAATTAAATAAACCACTTATTTATAGTTGTTATGTTAATTGGCTCACTATGCTTGTTTGTAGGCGAGCATTTGCCTGCATGGATGCAGGTACTTAAGATTTGTCGGGAACAAAATCTTGTATGCTTGCAACGCCATTGCAGGTACTTAAGATTTATCGGGAACTAAGAACCCGCTGACCAATATTTACACCAATGTAACTAGCGTACCCATCGGCCTAAAGACCGACCTACAAAAGATTCAACCAATGCCTTGTTGCATGGCGCAGTTATAGGCTAATAGCGCATTGTATTGCCGCTTGCTAACACGTCTAACATTGGTAAGCCGCAATACAAACAAAAGGTTTCTTAAATCTGACATGGAGAACGATCATGCTTGATACGTTTCTACCCGACACCTTAATGTTATCTCGCATTCAATTTGCGGCTAATATTAGTTTTCATATTTTATTTCCCACTATCACCATCGCCTTGTGTTGGTTCTTATTCTATTTCAAATTAAGGTTTGATCTGAGTGGCGATCAGGTTTGGATGCGCGCCTATCGCTTTTGGGTCAAGATCTTCGCCCTAACGTTTGCCCTTGGTGTGGTATCTGGCATTACCATGTCGTTTCAGTTTGGTACTAACTGGCCTGGGTTTATGGAAACCGTGGGTAATATAGCCGGGCCATTACTGGGTTATGAAGTGCTGACTGCCTTTTTCTTAGAAGCAACTTTTCTTGGCATTATGCTATTTGGTATGCATAGAGTGCCGCAATGGCTACACACAGTATCGGCTTTAATAGTGGCGCTTGGCACCAGCTTATCAGCCTTTTGGATACTGGCTTTGAACTCTTGGATGCAAACCCCAGCTGGGCATGAAATGCGAGATGGTGTGGCTTATCCTATCGATTGGCTGGCGATTATTTTTAACCCTTCTTTTCCGTATCGTTTGAGCCATATGCTATTGGCTTCTGCTATTACCGCGGCTTTTTTAGTGGCGGGTATTAGTGCATATCGAATTTTGCGCGGTGATCAAAAGCGCGCCCCTAAACTGACCTTAAAAATAGCGATTACCGTCGCTTGTGTATTAATGCCGTTACAAGTCTTTGTGGGTGATCTGCATGGCCTCAATACGCTTGAACATCAACCGCAAAAAGTAGCTGCGATGGAGGGCGCTTGGCAAACCGAGAAGGGCGTACCTTTGCTAGTGTTTGCCATTCCAGATGAAGAACAGCGCACCAATCATTTCGAGGTGGCGATCCCTAATCTGGCGAGTTTGATCTTAACCCATGATCCACAAGGTGAAATCAAAGGCTTAGATGAATTTAAAGGTCAGCACCCACCCGTCGCGCCTGTGTTTTATGCTTTTAGGATTATGGTTGGCTTGGGCTTCTTAATGTTAATTATCGCAATGCTTAGCCGCT
This genomic window from Saccharobesus litoralis contains:
- a CDS encoding ABC transporter permease; amino-acid sequence: MFFYYLRLALVSLRQTPAVSALMLLAIAIGIGISMTTLVLHTMRSADPIPHKSDKLAVIQLQSQGVHANFGSSDNLHKQLTYHDTVAMLESDIPQRSTAMYRAGLKIESLEPGKEPSKKAVLLTTSDFFSMFEAPLLYGQAWDAKADEYAEKKTVIGRQLNQQLFGGENSVGQKILIQNNIFEIVGVLDNWQPVPKYYDTIVGAFNHTEQVFVPFSHARANELDTWHNNWGNVESWNNESINVYQQFLDSESHWLHAWAEFESEQQKQDFATFIQGYIDQQQQLGRFAREDATYDLKDVMTWLNYRKVVGTDNYILLVLSFLFLAVCLVNTLGLMLSKFLRRAPDVGVRRALGANRSQIFIQHLVEVGVLGLIGGCLGLLLSYFALNHLKQYNSEYQLLAQLDVQMMLIAPALAIGVTLLAGVYPAWRICQTQPARYLKSQ
- a CDS encoding ABC transporter permease, with the translated sequence MNVSRLPILPIISALLRHKTSAIIIIAQIALTLAIVSNALFITQERVALIERDTGLDEDVLFTITVSPNKGEADPIRDLQAIRAVPGVENVTLSDSLPLSGGGSTSGFRLTTDNDPNAKSANASIFFTEQHFVYTAGLELVAGRNFNADEVTLIENQRQLFSAEFNVIVTQAFADALFENGDAIGKTIYQGPIPAKIIGIVKTLHGYSPKWGTAERTMLLNHIVLFAPQKYLIRTNTKGMLAVMEQTKQALRTANPKAVISEPKKFSKMKNDYYSRDYLLRNVLMTLVVALLMITALGIIGMTLFNINRRIKQIGTRRALGASKQDIVLHFMLENLILLFTGIVLGIALAIGLNNQLIQYFEVAKLPVEQLLWALLAILFIGQAATFWPALRAANISPAIATRTA
- a CDS encoding sigma-54-dependent transcriptional regulator; protein product: MTKDKILIVDDNPDVCQALDLLLDIHGYQTVICSNPADAVKAVMFQSISLVIQDMNFSQDTTSGIEGRELFYQLRDLNPDLPIILITAWAQLETAVELVKDGAADYLSKPWDDSKLLTSIKNLLEMLELRQQNQQLHQQLTSTSSNTHSDQPNLCGLIFASQVMRNLVDMAVQVAKADIPVLITGANGAGKEKIAEIVQANSQRASQPFVKVNVGALPIDLMEAELFGAEPGAYTGLTKKRVGRFTAADGGTLFLDEIGNLPLSGQVKLLRVLQTGEFEPLGSHQTQKVNVRIISATNADLKQDIQQGKFREDLYYRLNVIELNVAELKQRQADIIPLAEAFIGEQKQLSSQAKQALEQHDWPGNVRELQNTCQRAMILSQSETLQAQDFGLTLNAEGEQQKPSAANDIDPQSIQQAIDNAQGNISRAAKSLGLSRQALYRRISKYKLTVEDSK
- a CDS encoding ABC transporter ATP-binding protein; translation: MLTMQKISKIYQTDLVETHALREFDLNVEKGEFVSVTGPSGSGKTTFLNIAGLLETASAGNYELDGQLINQLSDKARSKLRNEKIGFIFQGFNLIPDLSLYENVEVPLRYRGLNRQDRKQRIEQALEQVGLAARMKHVPSQLSGGQQQRVAIARALAGQPKILFADEPTGNLDSLMARQVMELLEKINMQGTTIVMVTHDPELARRAGRNIQIVDGQVCDYTFYQKQAV
- a CDS encoding efflux RND transporter periplasmic adaptor subunit — protein: MIRDTSQQDVINQAKAKPLWRRALPFVIAAIASLFVLKHLWAWNTTEFVMSRDDIQLATIERGTITREINSQGKIVAAHAPIIYSPESGQIKLLVRPGHKVEKDQPIAEVTSVELANELKKQQANLKSLQIDFQRHSLQMKRDLLALEQGKQQAKVEWQASEREMQRANDSIGDKLISQQNFERAQDALAKANLAYQHAKQDIEIQRESLSFENQTKAYQVEYQQIVVDELKQRIRELQIRSPVDGMLGNWLVEQSAQIQINQALMTVIDLTQFEAELAISESFADELALDMPVSLSAAGHQLNGRLSAISPEVKNGAVATRVALDNTAQLELRQNQRLTATITLEQKPNVLMVKRGQFVTTSGGKWSYRLEHDQAVRTDLVTGISNLTHIEIVSGVKEGEQIVISSLQPFNDFNTVLIR
- a CDS encoding sensor histidine kinase — protein: MLSKLRFKTLHSRLITACICSCLIATSLVLLILYFKNVDLSQSLITWVLALSLALSWLVSAALLKNLNKSIQALQVSLLNLQDGEFNATVSQTSNDEFGQISQQVNQVAAALRQQRQNIYHRELLLDKVNQNSPLAMLLFDQNQRLIYSNLAARQWLNKGHNQDGSLLSDLTLNWPQTISQAIEHGQDGLFTLEPITDGEKEKENAKANSPKNSQEAHKAESQTWHLSTGDFQLNGQQHKLYLFKQLTREFNRQEVSVWKKVIRVISHEINNSIAPISSMTHSGKILIEQKGDEKLSLVFNTIDKRIKHLSQFIAGYAEFARLPEPQRQVLDWPAFLNELQQQTQFTFQIQAEQQDLQQLKVDPSQFEQLLINLLKNAHESGSKPDAIKLDLQTQTSQSLALLTIEDAGKGMNEQELQNALIPFYSTKQQGTGLGLALCREIVEAHHGQISLQNKVEGGLQVRIGLPLE